Sequence from the Thermodesulfatator atlanticus DSM 21156 genome:
GCAATCATTTTAGCCTGCGTACCTTTACCAGCCCCTGGTGGTCCAAGAAATACGATGTTCATAACCCCCTCCTTTTATGCTTTTAACGCCCTCTTCCCCGCAAACGGCCCTGCTTCATAAGTCCATCATAATGGCGGGTCAAAAGGTGCGCTTCAATTTGGGCCATGGTATCCATGGCCACTCCTACTACGATGAGAAGGGCCGTACCTCCAAAATAAAAGGGGACATTAAATTCTTTTATCAAAATGGTTGGCAATACACAGATAGCCGACACATATAAGGCCCCTATTAAAGTAATCCTGGCAAGAACTCGGTCTAAAAATTCAGCCGTAGCGCGCCCTGGCCTAATTCCAGGAATAAAACCACCGTGTTTTTGAAGGTTCTCCGCTACTTCCTGAGGATTGAAAATAATAGCGGTATAGAAATAACAGAAAAAGATAATGAGCGCGACGAACAAGACTTCGTAAATAAGACTGCCAGGCTGAAACCAATGCGCCATTTTTTGGAAAAAGTCTATTGGAACAAAACTTGCCACGGTTGCCGGAAACATCAAAACAGAAGAAGCAAAAATCGGGGGAATGACCCCTGCCATATTTACTTTAAGAGGAAGATAAGTGGTTTGCCCACCAACGATCTGCCTTCCCACTTGGCGTTTAGCGTAATGAATGGGGATCCTGCGCTGCGCCCTTTCCATAAAGACAGTGAAAGCAACTACCGCTATCACCAGCGCTATAATTAAAAGAAGTACTACCGGGGAGAGTTCGCCCGTCTTAACAAATCGCACAGTACGGATAAGGGCCGCGGGAATTCCTGCTACAATACCTGCAAAGATAATCATGGAGATACCGTTTCCAATGCCATGCTCGGTAATCTGTTCTCCAAGCCACATGAGGAAAATAGTCCCCGCGGTAAGGGTGATCATGGTGAGCAGTTTAAATCCCCAGCCAGGGAAAAGTACAATAGGATCGCCATTGGGAGCGGTCATGCGCTCAAGCCCAAGCGCAATACCAAAGCCCTGAATCAAACAAATGGCTACCGTGAGATAACGCGTATAATAGGCGATCTTGCGGCGGCCTTCAGGGCCTTCTTTTTGCATTTCTTTTATGCTGGGGAATACTACGGTTAAAAGCTGAAGGATAATAGAGGCGCTAATATAGGGCATAATCCCCAAGGCACAAATAGAAAGACGCCTAAGGGCTCCACCGGAGAACATATCCAGGAAGCCAAAGATAGTTCCCCCGGCCCTATCAAACAAGGCAGCAAGGGCCACGGTATTTATGCCGGGAGTAGGAATTTGAACGGCTATTCTATAAATAGCAAGCGCCGCAAGAAGGAAAAATATCCTGCGGCGCAACTCTGGAATATTGGCAAGAGTTTCTACACCCTTAGTTTGTAACATTTAAACTCTCCTAGCGAGAGATAATCTCTACCGTTCCACCTGCTGCTTCGATTTTCTCACGTGCGGACTTGGAAATCGCATGACATTTCACTTTAAGCGCTATTTTTATTTCACCATCTCCCAAGATTTTAAGAGGCTTAGGGGTTCCTTTTAAAATCTTAGCCTGCCTCAAAATTTCAGGAGAAACTTCTGCACCATCTGAAAACTTTTTAGCTAAGTCCCCAACATTTAAAACAGCGTATTCTATCTTGAAGGGATTTTTAAAACCTCGCTTGGGAAGACGACGCAAGATGGGCATTTGCCCTCCTTCAAACCAAGGAGGCACACCTCCGCCGGCCCTTGCCTTCTGGCCTTTGTGGCCTTTACAGGCAGTCTTGCCATGGCCGGAACCCGGCCCACGACCAACTCTTTTTTCTTTCTTCTTAGACCCTGGAAAAGGGGACAAATTTGAAAGGCTGATTCTTTCAGCCATTGATCTCCTCCACTTTTACAAGATGTTTTACTTTGTCAATCATTCCCCTGATACAAGGATTATCAGGTTTAACTACAGTGTGACGAATACGCCTAAGCCCCAAAGCAGCAAGGGTGTCACGCTGCTTTTTGCTCCAGCCATACTTACTGCGCACAAGGGTAATTTTAAGCTGCTTCATGGCTCTCACCTACAACTTCTTCTTTGGCCAAATTTCGTTTCTTAGCAACGTATTCAGGATCTTGTAAGCTTTCTAAAGCTTTAAAAGTAGCTTTTACCACGTTATGAGGATTAGTACTACGGATGCATTTGGTTACCACGTCACGAATACCAACCGCATCCATAATAGCACGCACCGTGCCACCCGCAATAACACCTGTACCAGGAGCACCGGGTTTAAGAAGCACCTGCGCTGCGCCGTAAATCCCGAGAATGGGATGCGGTATAGTGCCATTGATTACAGGCACTTTTATCATGTTTTTACGGGCCTTCTCTAGGGCTTTGCGAATGGCGTCAGGGACTTCTGGAGCCTTCCCCAGGCCATAGCCTACTCGCCCGGCCCCGTCGCCCACTACCACCAGGGCGGAAAAACGAAAACGACGCCCGCCTTTATGGACCTTTGCTACACGGTTAATAAAAATAATCTTCTCTATTAGCTGTTCGGTATCTTTAGGTGATGCCACCAAGGCTTCTTCCCTCCTTTAAAACTCTAAACCTGCAGCGCGAGCCCCATCAGCTAAGGCCTTAACGCGCCCGTGATATTTATAGCCACCTCTGTCAAAAACAACTTTTTTGATACCAGCCTCTATGGCCCGCTGGCCTATAAGTTCTCCTACCACCTTGGCCACTGCTGTCTTTCCACCTTCTTTTTTGGCAGAAAGGACTTTTTCTTTGATCTGCGGGGACAGCGAAGAAGCTGCCACTAAAGTCCTTCCGTGAACATCGTCGATAATCTGAGCATAAATATGCTTTGAGGATCGAAAGACCGAAAGACGTGGTCTTTCAGGTGTCCCGAAAATCTTTTTACGTACACGACGTTTTCTTCTAAGTCTCGCTAAGACCTTTTTGCTTGTTTTTCCCATAGCCCCTTCACCTGCTCCTCTCTAGCTACTATTTCTTACCGCCTTTGCCGGCTTTACGTAAAATTTTCTCTCCAGTATAACGAATCCCTTTGCCCTTATAAGGTTCAGGAGGTCTAATCTTTTTTATATTCGCTGCAGTCTGGCCTACTAGTTCTTTGTCAATACCTTCAAGGATTATCTGGAATTGAACTTCACCAGCACCACGCTGCACTTTGGCAGTAACTCCCTGCGGGAGTTTAAATTCTACAGGATGAGAATACCCCACACTGAGCACCAGGGTATCGCCCTTAAGCTCAGCCTTATACCCCAAGCCAACAATGTCAAGAGACTTGGTAAAACCTTTGGAAACACCAGTTACCCAGTTGTTTACCAAGGCCCGTGCCAGCCCATGAAAAGCCTTAACTTTTCGCGCAAGGCGCTTTTGAACTTGCGCAGGAAGCACTTTTATTTCGTTTCCTTCTACTTTTATCTCAACTAATGGTGGATGTGGCTTTTCAAGGCGGCCTTTCGGACCCTGCACAATGACCTTGTCTTCTTTTATTTCAACCTTGACCCCATCCGGGACAGGAACCGGCCTTCTACCAATCCGTGAAAGCATATTCATTCACCTCGCTTACCAAACTTCACAAATAACTTCGCCACCAATGCCACGTTTGCGGGCTTCTCTGTCTGTCATAATGCCCTGAGAAGTAGAAATAATGGCAATGCCATAGCCCCCTAAAACCTTAGGCAGCTCGTCTTTTTTAACGTAAACCCTACGGCCAGGCTTAGAAACTTTTTTCATGCCCGCTATAACCGGCCTTTTTTCGTCGTCATATTTAAGCACGATTTCAATCTTTCCCTGAGGCCCCTCAGGTACAAAACGGAAATCTTCAATATAGCCTTCTTCTTTGAGAATCTTGGCAATAGCAAGCTTCATCTTAGAAGCTGGAATCTCAACGGTTTTGTGATGCACTAAGCAGGCGTTACGAATACGCGCCAGCATATCAGCAATCGGATCAGTCATCATAGCCCTTCACCCCTTACCAACTTGCTTTTCTCACTCCCGGAATTTTGCCCTGAGAAGCAAGATTCCGGAAACAAATACGACAAAGCCCAAAACGGCGAATATAAGCGCGTGCGCGGCCACAAATCGAACACCTGTTCCGCTTGCGCACCTTAAATTTTGGCTCTCTCATGGCTTTAACAATTTGCGCTTTGCGCGGCATGGTCCCTCCTATCTCCTACGTTTAAATGGCATGCCCAAAAGCTTTAAAAGCTCAAAGGCCTCTTCGTCGGTTTCTGCCGAAGTAACAAAAGTAATATTCATGCCCTTGATTTTTTCTACTTTGTTAGGATCAACCTCAGGGAAAATGGTATGGTCATCAATGCCCATGGTATAGTTACCCCTACCGTCAAAACCCCGCGCGGGAATACCACGGAAGTCACGCACTCGCGGAAGGGCCACATGGATCAAGCGAGCCAGAAAATCATACATGCGGTCCTTGCGCAAAGTCACCATAACCCCAATGGGCATACCTTCACGCAGCTTAAAAGCTGCGATGGATTTACGAGCCCGACGAATACTTGGCCTTTGGCCAGCTATCATCGCAAGCTCTTCCACCGCCTGGTCGATTATTTTGGGATTTTGAACAGCTTCACCAAGCCCCATATTAAGAACAATCTTCTTAAGCCGCGGGACTTCCATCGGATTTTTATACTCAAACTTTTCCATAAGCTTGGGAACTACCTCTTCTTCGTAATATTGCTTAAGCCAGGACATAGCCCACCTACTCCTTCGCCTCGATTATCTCTCCGCATTTTTTACACACACGAACTTTGGTCCCGTCTTCCAAAAACTTACGCCCGATTCTTACCCCACGCGCGCACTTTGGGCAAAATACCATCAAATTGGAAATGTGCACCGGTGCCGGCTTCTCTACAATGCCTCCCTCCGCATAGGGAGTAGGCTTCATGTGGCGTTTCACCACGTTTACCCCTTCCACAATGGCCCGCTGTCTGCGCGGAAAAACCTGTAAAACCTTGCCTATTTTGCCCTTGTCCTTGCCAGCTATTACTACCAC
This genomic interval carries:
- the secY gene encoding preprotein translocase subunit SecY; the protein is MLQTKGVETLANIPELRRRIFFLLAALAIYRIAVQIPTPGINTVALAALFDRAGGTIFGFLDMFSGGALRRLSICALGIMPYISASIILQLLTVVFPSIKEMQKEGPEGRRKIAYYTRYLTVAICLIQGFGIALGLERMTAPNGDPIVLFPGWGFKLLTMITLTAGTIFLMWLGEQITEHGIGNGISMIIFAGIVAGIPAALIRTVRFVKTGELSPVVLLLIIALVIAVVAFTVFMERAQRRIPIHYAKRQVGRQIVGGQTTYLPLKVNMAGVIPPIFASSVLMFPATVASFVPIDFFQKMAHWFQPGSLIYEVLFVALIIFFCYFYTAIIFNPQEVAENLQKHGGFIPGIRPGRATAEFLDRVLARITLIGALYVSAICVLPTILIKEFNVPFYFGGTALLIVVGVAMDTMAQIEAHLLTRHYDGLMKQGRLRGRGR
- the rplO gene encoding 50S ribosomal protein L15 — translated: MSLSNLSPFPGSKKKEKRVGRGPGSGHGKTACKGHKGQKARAGGGVPPWFEGGQMPILRRLPKRGFKNPFKIEYAVLNVGDLAKKFSDGAEVSPEILRQAKILKGTPKPLKILGDGEIKIALKVKCHAISKSAREKIEAAGGTVEIISR
- the rpmD gene encoding 50S ribosomal protein L30; protein product: MKQLKITLVRSKYGWSKKQRDTLAALGLRRIRHTVVKPDNPCIRGMIDKVKHLVKVEEING
- the rpsE gene encoding 30S ribosomal protein S5 produces the protein MVASPKDTEQLIEKIIFINRVAKVHKGGRRFRFSALVVVGDGAGRVGYGLGKAPEVPDAIRKALEKARKNMIKVPVINGTIPHPILGIYGAAQVLLKPGAPGTGVIAGGTVRAIMDAVGIRDVVTKCIRSTNPHNVVKATFKALESLQDPEYVAKKRNLAKEEVVGESHEAA
- the rplR gene encoding 50S ribosomal protein L18 — translated: MGKTSKKVLARLRRKRRVRKKIFGTPERPRLSVFRSSKHIYAQIIDDVHGRTLVAASSLSPQIKEKVLSAKKEGGKTAVAKVVGELIGQRAIEAGIKKVVFDRGGYKYHGRVKALADGARAAGLEF
- the rplF gene encoding 50S ribosomal protein L6, with the translated sequence MLSRIGRRPVPVPDGVKVEIKEDKVIVQGPKGRLEKPHPPLVEIKVEGNEIKVLPAQVQKRLARKVKAFHGLARALVNNWVTGVSKGFTKSLDIVGLGYKAELKGDTLVLSVGYSHPVEFKLPQGVTAKVQRGAGEVQFQIILEGIDKELVGQTAANIKKIRPPEPYKGKGIRYTGEKILRKAGKGGKK
- the rpsH gene encoding 30S ribosomal protein S8, whose product is MMTDPIADMLARIRNACLVHHKTVEIPASKMKLAIAKILKEEGYIEDFRFVPEGPQGKIEIVLKYDDEKRPVIAGMKKVSKPGRRVYVKKDELPKVLGGYGIAIISTSQGIMTDREARKRGIGGEVICEVW
- a CDS encoding type Z 30S ribosomal protein S14, translating into MPRKAQIVKAMREPKFKVRKRNRCSICGRARAYIRRFGLCRICFRNLASQGKIPGVRKASW
- the rplE gene encoding 50S ribosomal protein L5; this encodes MSWLKQYYEEEVVPKLMEKFEYKNPMEVPRLKKIVLNMGLGEAVQNPKIIDQAVEELAMIAGQRPSIRRARKSIAAFKLREGMPIGVMVTLRKDRMYDFLARLIHVALPRVRDFRGIPARGFDGRGNYTMGIDDHTIFPEVDPNKVEKIKGMNITFVTSAETDEEAFELLKLLGMPFKRRR
- the rplX gene encoding 50S ribosomal protein L24, producing the protein MRLFKSKQRRDIKPHQVKVHIRKNDQVVVIAGKDKGKIGKVLQVFPRRQRAIVEGVNVVKRHMKPTPYAEGGIVEKPAPVHISNLMVFCPKCARGVRIGRKFLEDGTKVRVCKKCGEIIEAKE